In one window of Coleofasciculus chthonoplastes PCC 7420 DNA:
- a CDS encoding DUF2062 domain-containing protein: protein MSRNSLQTRPQRSSLEVKPEPIRPSPDRNPKVGSSFRRRLQYYYWRLIRLSGPPEAIARGLACGVFAGLFPLFGLQTILGICLALIFRGNKIIAAAGTWVSNPLTYVPIYAFNFHLGKWLLQKNSLTDISLGSWQEFKALGSEIIWTLFVGCFTVGMVGGICSYFLGLTLIRRVRASYRSRRRHQR, encoded by the coding sequence ATGTCGAGAAATTCCCTGCAAACTCGTCCCCAACGTTCATCATTAGAGGTAAAGCCTGAACCCATTCGCCCTTCCCCTGATCGCAATCCCAAAGTCGGATCTAGTTTCCGACGGCGCTTACAATACTATTACTGGCGCTTAATTCGTCTCTCTGGACCCCCAGAGGCGATCGCACGCGGATTAGCCTGTGGTGTGTTTGCGGGGCTGTTTCCCCTATTTGGACTACAAACGATTTTAGGGATATGTCTAGCGCTGATCTTTCGCGGCAATAAAATTATCGCGGCGGCTGGTACTTGGGTGAGTAATCCCTTGACTTATGTGCCAATTTATGCATTTAACTTCCACCTAGGAAAATGGCTACTCCAGAAAAATAGCTTAACCGATATTAGCCTCGGATCTTGGCAGGAGTTCAAGGCGTTAGGATCTGAAATTATCTGGACACTATTTGTTGGCTGCTTTACGGTGGGGATGGTTGGTGGAATTTGTAGTTATTTCCTAGGATTGACACTAATTCGGCGGGTTCGCGCCTCTTATCGATCGCGTCGTCGGCATCAGCGTTAA
- a CDS encoding mechanosensitive ion channel family protein has product MNLTDIPNTISDVSLFVYSLNLPNYVIFLIFALFSVLAGRYTPILVSWIIHRFSLQQGKEIYDNLIAPLQQAFKFAGTLILLSFSLAWLGVYQGFHDFLRPFMDLAVTVSVAWLASRLFRQFVRVYGIGLVRKLGREVDELLLVFETLANVIIGFIAVVAFAQSQEVNLVGLLASFGIGGIAIAFAAQKTLEQLLGTIVLYLDRPFIPGEYIRLPNEVFGRVESIGLRSTKIRTAAKSTLLIVPNSTMANWEIENVTRGKKVMVLLYLDFSQLLEEREKALVQQIIAESTNSLFGIDPGSTNITLIPSLEDKTTRARVTFFILGSSENSIQLRKRLLELANEKISKQLLAYGINFKMNEPTIYVDSPITI; this is encoded by the coding sequence ATGAACTTAACTGATATACCTAACACGATTAGTGATGTTTCTCTGTTTGTATACTCCTTAAATCTGCCTAACTATGTAATTTTCCTGATCTTTGCTCTCTTCTCTGTTTTAGCAGGTCGATACACGCCGATTCTGGTGAGCTGGATTATCCACCGATTTTCACTTCAGCAGGGAAAAGAAATTTATGATAATTTGATCGCTCCACTCCAACAAGCTTTCAAATTTGCTGGCACCTTAATTTTACTGTCATTCTCATTGGCTTGGCTGGGGGTGTATCAGGGATTTCATGACTTCCTTCGTCCCTTTATGGATTTAGCTGTGACTGTGAGTGTGGCTTGGTTAGCATCTCGCTTATTTCGCCAGTTTGTGCGCGTGTATGGAATAGGATTAGTGCGGAAACTTGGTCGAGAAGTTGATGAATTACTCCTGGTTTTTGAGACTCTAGCGAATGTAATCATCGGATTTATTGCCGTGGTTGCATTTGCTCAAAGCCAGGAAGTAAACTTAGTCGGATTACTTGCTAGTTTTGGGATTGGCGGTATTGCGATCGCGTTTGCAGCCCAAAAGACATTGGAACAGCTTTTGGGGACGATTGTTCTTTATTTAGACCGCCCATTTATCCCGGGAGAATATATTCGTTTACCTAATGAGGTGTTTGGTCGCGTTGAATCGATTGGCTTGCGGTCTACAAAAATCCGCACAGCGGCTAAAAGCACACTTTTGATTGTTCCGAATTCAACGATGGCAAATTGGGAAATCGAAAATGTGACCCGAGGCAAGAAAGTGATGGTGTTACTCTATTTAGATTTTTCTCAACTTCTGGAAGAACGAGAAAAGGCTTTAGTTCAACAAATTATTGCTGAGAGTACCAACTCTTTATTCGGCATCGATCCGGGAAGTACGAATATTACCTTAATTCCCTCCCTAGAGGACAAAACCACCCGGGCGCGGGTAACATTTTTTATTCTCGGCTCAAGTGAAAATTCGATTCAATTACGTAAACGCCTCTTGGAACTCGCTAATGAAAAAATTTCCAAGCAGTTACTCGCTTATGGAATTAACTTTAAGATGAATGAACCGACGATTTATGTGGATTCACCGATTACGATCTGA